In one Vidua chalybeata isolate OUT-0048 chromosome 4, bVidCha1 merged haplotype, whole genome shotgun sequence genomic region, the following are encoded:
- the ANXA5 gene encoding annexin A5 — protein sequence MAKYTRGTVTAFTPFDARADAEALRKAMKGLGTDEETVLTILTTRNNAQRQEIASAFKTLFGRDLVDDLKSELTGKFETLMVSLMRPAYIFDAHALKHAIKGAGTNEKVLTEILASRTPAEVQNIKQVYQQEYEADLEDKIIGETSGHFQRLLVVLLQANRDPDAGVDEALVEQDAQVLFRAGELKWGTDEEKFITILGTRSISHLRRVFDKYMTISGFQIEETIDRETSGDLEKLLLAVVKCIRSVPAYFAETLYYSMKGAGTDDDTLIRVMVSRSEVDLLDIRQEFRKNFAKSLYQMIQKDTSGDYRKALLLLCGGDDD from the exons tACACGAGAGGCACCGTGACAGCATTCACTCCTTTTGATGCCAGAGCTGATGCAGAAGCCCTTCGTAAGGCCATGAAGGGATTGG GGACTGATGAAGAAACCGTGCTGACGATCCTCACCACCAGAAACAATGCTCAGCGTCAAGAAATAGCTTCTGCCTTTAAAACCTTATTTGGCAGg GATCTTGTGGATGACCTGAAATCAGAACTTACTGGCAAGTTTGAAACCTTGATGGTGTCTCTGATGAGACCAGCGTATATTTTTGATGCTCATGCGCTGAAGCATGCCATCAAG ggagcaggaacCAATGAGAAAGTGTTGACTGAAATTCTTGcctccagaacacctgcagaAGTGCAGAATATTAAGCAGGTTTATCAGCAAG AGTATGAAGCTGACCTGGAGGATAAGATCATAGGAGAAACATCAGGCCatttccagaggctgctggtggtgctgctgcag GCAAACAGAGATCCTGATGCTGGAGTTGATGAGGCTCTTGTTGAGCAGGATGCTCAG GTTTTGTTCAGAGCTGGGGAGCTTAAGTGGGGAACAGATGAAGAAAAGTTCATCACTATCTTGGGAACCCGCAGCATTTCTCACTTAAGGAGGG TGTTTGACAAGTACATGACCATTTCCGGTTTTCAGATTGAAGAGACCATTGACCGGGAGACCTCTGGTGATTTGGAGAAGCTGCTTCTGGCAGTGG TGAAATGCATCCGAAGCGTGCCTGCCTATTTTGCTGAGACCCTGTATTATTCCATGAAg GGGGCTGGCACTGATGATGACACCCTGATCAGAGTCATGGTTTCAAGAAGTGAAGTTGATCTGCTGGATATTAGACAAGAATTCAGAAAGAATTTCGCGAAATCATTGTATCAAATGATTCAG AAAGACACATCTGGGGACTACAGGAAGgcgctgctgctcctctgtggcGGAGACGACGACTGA